A single Nicotiana tabacum cultivar K326 unplaced genomic scaffold, ASM71507v2 Un00171, whole genome shotgun sequence DNA region contains:
- the LOC142179017 gene encoding LOW QUALITY PROTEIN: pleiotropic drug resistance protein 1-like (The sequence of the model RefSeq protein was modified relative to this genomic sequence to represent the inferred CDS: substituted 2 bases at 2 genomic stop codons) has product MVGDEMIRGISGGQKKRVTTGEMLVGPSKALFMDEISTGLDSSTTYSIVNSLRQSVQILNGTAVISLLQPAPETYNLFDEIILLSDGQIVYQGPREDVLGFFESMGFKCPDRKGVADFLQEVTSKMDQQQYWVRRDETYRYITSKEFAETYQSFHVGRKLANELAASYDKSKSHPAALTTQKYGIGKKELLRICTEREFLLMKRNSFVYIFKFTQLSIMALVTMTLFFRTEMSRDSMDDGGIYAGALFFAVVMNMFNGMSEIAMTIYKLPVFYKQRDLLFFPSWAYAIPSWMLKIPITFVEVGLWVFLTYYVIGFDPNPVRLFKHFLLLILGNQMASGLFRFIGAVGRTMGIANTFGTFALLLQFALGGFVLSQDNVKKWWIWGYWSSPLMYSTNSIFVNEFDGKEWKQIAPNGIEPLGVAVVRSRGFFPYAYWYWIGIGALIGFAILFNISYSLALAYVNPIGKLQAMIPKDSEDAKTTSNEKEQYNSESQSKKKGTVLPFEPHSITFDEVIYSVDMPQEMRDQGATEDRLVLLKGVNGAFRPGVLTALMGVSGAGKTTLMDVLAGRKTGGYIEGGIKISGYPKKHETFARISGYCEQNDIHSPYVTVHESLVFSAWLRLPHDVDEKTRKMFVEEVMELLELTVLRSALVGLPGVNGLSTEQRKRLTIAVELVANPSIIFMDEPTSGLDARAAAIVMRTVRNTVDTGRTVVCTIHQPSIDIFESFDELFLMKRGGQEIYVGPLGHRSCHLIKYFELMSGVSKIQDGYNPATWMLEVTTSAQEMMLGVDFADLYKRSDLYRRNKVLISELNAPRPGTKDLHFDSQYAQPFWTQCMACLSKQHWSYWRNPAYTAIRFLFTIFVALAIGTMFWDLGTKVGSNQDLFNAMGSMYAVVLFLGFQNTASVLPVVAVERTVFYRERAAGMYSAFPYAFGQVFIEMPYVFVQAVVYGAIVYAMIGFEWTVTKFFWYLFITYFTFLYFTFYGMMSVAVTPNQNIAQIVIVFFIAIAXKXHVFFVEKQRMPIWWRWYYWACPVAWTLYGLVASQFGDLQNKITDDETVEQFLRRYFGFKHDFLGVVGVVIVAYPVLFAFIFAWAIKVFNFQRK; this is encoded by the exons ATGGTGGGAGATGAAATGATAAGGGGTATTTCAGGAGGACAAAAGAAGCGTGTGACAACAGGTGAAATGCTCGTTGGACCGTCAAAGGCACTTTTCATGGATGAAATCTCAACTGGATTGGACAGTTCTACCACTTACTCCATTGTGAACTCTCTAAGACAATCTGTGCAAATCTTGAATGGAACTGCTGTGATATCTCTCCTGCAGCCAGCACCCGAGACCTACAACTTGTTTGATGAGATTATTCTGTTATCAGATGGGCAAATTGTTTATCAGGGTCCGCGAGAGGACGTCCTTGGCTTCTTCGAGTCCATGGGTTTCAAATGCCCAGATAGAAAAGGCGTGGCCGACTTCTTGCAAGAA GTGACATCAAAGATGGATCAGCAACAATATTGGGTGAGGAGGGATGAGACTTACAGGTATATCACATCAAAAGAATTTGCTGAGACATATCAATCATTCCATGTTGGGAGGAAACTTGCGAATGAGCTTGCAGCTTCATATGACAAGAGCAAAAGCCATCCTGCTGCTTTGACAACTCAAAAGTATGGTATAGGGAAGAAAGAACTCTTAAGGATCTGCACTGAAAGAGAATTCTTGCTAATGAAGAGGAACTCATTTGTTTACATCTTCAAGTTCACTCAG CTTTCAATTATGGCGCTCGTGACAATGACCCTCTTTTTCCGAACTGAGATGTCTCGTGATAGTATGGATGATGGAGGAATATATGCTGGTGCCCTCTTTTTTGCGGTTGTTATGAATATGTTTAATGGAATGTCTGAGATAGCCATGACAATTTATAAACTTCCTGTCTTCTACAAGCAAAGGGACCTTCTCTTTTTCCCTTCATGGGCTTATGCAATTCCCTCATGGATGCTCAAAATCCCTATAACATTTGTTGAAGTTGGTCTATGGGTGTTCCTCACTTACTATGTCATTGGATTTGATCCGAATCCTGTAAG ATTGTTCAAACATTTCTTGCTACTCATATTAGGAAACCAGATGGCATCAGGATTGTTCCGCTTCATTGGGGCAGTTGGACGGACCATGGGAATAGCTAATACATTTGGAACATTTGCTCTCCTTTTACAATTTGCATTGGGTGGATTCGTTCTTTCGCAAG ATAATGTTAAAAAATGGTGGATATGGGGTTACTGGTCTTCGCCATTGATGTATTCTACGAATTCAATTTTTGTGAATGAATTTGATGGGAAAGAGTGGAAACAAATTGCACCAAACGGAATTGAGCCACTTGGAGTTGCAGTTGTAAGATCTCGAGGGTTCTTTCCATATGCATACTGGTACTGGATAGGTATTGGTGCACTTATTGGATTCGCAATCCTCTTTAACATCTCCTACAGTCTTGCACTTGCTTATGTCAACC CAATTGGCAAGCTGCAAGCTATGATACCAAAAGACAGTGAAGATGCCAAAACAACTAGCAATGAGAAAGAACAGTACAATAGTGAGAGTCAGAGTAAGAAAAAGGGAACGGTTCTTCCATTTGAACCGCATTCCATCACCTTTGATGAAGTTATATACTCTGTTGACATGCCTCAG GAAATGAGAGATCAGGGCGCCACTGAAGATAGATTGGTACTTCTGAAGGGTGTCAATGGAGCTTTCCGGCCCGGTGTTTTGACAGCTTTGATGGGAGTTAGTGGGGCTGGAAAAACAACATTAATGGATGTATTGGCTGGAAGAAAAACAGGAGGATATATTGAGGGTGGTATTAAGATCTCTGGCTATCCTAAGAAGCACGAAACATTCGCACGTATATCTGGATACTGTGAGCAGAATGATATCCATTCACCTTATGTTACAGTTCATGAGTCATTAGTATTCTCAGCTTGGCTGCGTTTACCTCATGATGTTGATGAAAAGACTAGAAAG ATGTTTGTCGAGGAAGTTATGGAACTTTTGGAGCTTACAGTATTAAGATCAGCATTAGTTGGTTTGCCAGGAGTTAACGGTCTCTCAACTGAGCAACGCAAAAGGTTGACCATTGCAGTGGAACTAGTGGCGAACCCCTCTATCATTTTCATGGATGAACCAACTTCAGGTCTGGATGCAAGGGCTGCTGCGATTGTGATGAGAACTGTTAGGAACACTGTTGACACAGGACGAACCGTTGTTTGTACCATCCATCAACCTAGTATTGACATTTTTGAATCATTTGATGAG CTATTTCTAATGAAACGAGGAGGACAAGAGATATATGTTGGTCCATTGGGTCACCGTTCTTGCCATTTGATCAAATACTTTGAG TTAATGTCTGGGGTAAGTAAAATACAAGATGGTTACAATCCAGCCACTTGGATGTTAGAAGTCACAACCTCGGCTCAGGAAATGATGTTGGGAGTGGATTTTGCTGATTTGTACAAGAGATCAGATCTTTACAGGAGGAATAAAGTGTTGATTAGTGAACTCAACGCTCCTCGTCCAGGTACGAAAGACCTGCATTTTGACAGCCAATACGCACAGCCATTTTGGACCCAATGTATGGCTTGCCTTTCGAAGCAACACTGGTCATACTGGCGTAATCCTGCTTATACTGCAATCAGATTTCTCTTTACAATCTTCGTGGCCTTGGCCATAGGGACAATGTTCTGGGATCTTGGTACTAAAGT gGGTAGCAACCAAGATCTATTTAACGCTATGGGATCAATGTATGCTGTTGTTCTCTTTCTTGGTTTTCAAAATACAGCATCAGTGCTGCCCGTTGTAGCCGTTGAGCGTACAGTATTTTATAGAGAAAGAGCTGCTGGAATGTATTCTGCCTTCCCCTATGCCTTTGGACAA GTTTTCATTGAAATGCCGTATGTCTTTGTGCAAGCTGTTGTCTATGGCGCCATTGTCTATGCTATGATTGGATTTGAATGGACAGTAACCAAGTTCTTTTGGTATTTGTTCATCACGtatttcactttcttgtacttCACCTTTTATGGTATGATGAGCGTTGCTGTTACTCCAAATCAAAATATTGCGCAAATTGTCATTGTCTTCTTCATTGCCAT AGCTTGAAAATGACATGTTTTCTTCGTTGAAAAACAGCGTATGCCCATATGGTGGAG